A stretch of DNA from Diospyros lotus cultivar Yz01 chromosome 14, ASM1463336v1, whole genome shotgun sequence:
ccatacattcttctcccatttccttCTTGGATGGAGCTTCAAGTGTTGGGATTCCAAATTTTTACAACAAGTTCTTCTTTGGTTCCATCAAGCAAGGCAagtttctattcttcttcttttatatagcaagatcatcttcttctttgattcTTGTGAAAGCTCTTATATTTCTCATTTCCTCTGCAATTGCATAGcttgatttttctcttgacGGGTATCACTTGGTTTTCTATTTTTGGACTTTTGATCCTCGAATTTCCTATCTCCTTGATAAGAAGGGTTTTAACCATTTGTTTGTATCTCGTATGGATTTTCTTGAAAGCTTGGAAAATTACCTTAAATATCCGAATGGAGCTTTGGTTCATTCCATGTTTTCCGAGGAATGATGAGTTTGTTGTTAGAGTTAGGTTATATGCAAGAGTTTGGGTTTCTTGTACacattttttcttcattcttggTATTTTCATTGCTATCTATTGATTGTTTGGAAATTTGTATTCTGTTGGTCGACATATCCCTTTCATTTTTTGACTTATCATTATTATAGGTTTTGGCTGTCAATAAATCCCTTTCATCTGTTGACTGATTGCTTGATAAGTCTCTGTCGGTTGACATATTGGGGTTGATTTGTCGATCAATGGCCTATGTTGGATTCTGTATGTCGATAGATTCCTTCAGTATGTCAACTAATTGTTTCCTTTAgttgcttgtttcttcttttgatgCTCAGAATCCACCTCCAAATCACCATGTGAACTTCCAATAAGCTCCCTCATCATCATATACTCTTAATTACTTTTCTTGGATGGTGGGGAAACTATTATGTCGTCGTGTGTGACATTATTGGGTTTTATATGATGGTTGATTAGTGAATGTGAAAGGTTATGTGGTGCATTACAAAATGAGTAATTCCAATCATGTTAGTGGGTGTTATTTCAGTCATAATCAATACATGTGATTTTTGGTGTATGGCATATGCATGGCATTTTCATACATGAAAAAGtagtgcacctattattttgcgcaaCGGTTATAACTGCAAAAAAGGGAAACGATATCCTAGCAAGCCGATAGGCACTTGCCTAATTGTGGGAGCTTTAGCTCATAAGGAATGCCTAGTGTAAAACTAGAGCGTGGGTGGACAATGGTCCATAATGCGATGGTATGATACTATTATTATTGCATTGACATATGGTATGGTTAATGGTGAGCTAGGATGAAATGATATGTAAGTGGTGAGAATGTATAAATTGTTATAAAGAAGTTCTATTCCATTTTGTCTTAAATGTTCATGCCTTGATTCTTTACACTGATTGCTtgttatatgttatatatatttatatacttacTGATCCTTATGGCTCACccttgtttcttttgtcatcATTCCAGATAAATGTAAGGCCAAGGAAAGGGTCAAATCGAGCAGGGCTTGAGTATAGGTGTGTACAGGGCTCTCCCAACCAAAAGGTCAAGGTGTTTTGAGGGCAAAGATAGAACAActtatgatgtatttttaaattcttaccctttttattttgtaatgtatGGGAGGCTCAACCCTAAGGAGTTGTTAAAATAATGATGTATTCCTAAGAAATGTATATGTACCTTTGAGATTACGTTAGTTATGGAATTCAGAGTGGATGGTTTAAATTGAGTTTTCATCTATACCTATACTTTTAACGACCTCCTTTCAAATGTCCTATGCTAACGGGATCTCTAGGAGAGGGTTGTTGCATGAATAATATACTCAAATCAAAGCCCCAGATCTCTAGTAGCACATTTTTCACACATAAATTAacgaaaaaatattttagacccgataacaggtcgttacacacggtattcaaaattttgagaaaatctaTCTACCTAGTGACAATGtgttattttatgttttggtAGTATTGTGCAGCTATAATTTCTCCATGtactttatataaatattaatgaaaaagtaaaaagtttAGCAACATAAATTTAGAGTGTTCCATTTTACTTTTCCTTATTCATGGTTTGATGGTTTCATGGTTATGGTATTGATTCAAACCTAACAACTTGAAGCGCTTGTTGCAGAACGATCCCATGGAAGACATTGATGCAATCACCAATGCGAGCGAGGTTAGAGGTTGTGCCTACTGTGGCGGTCTTGGTCATCGTATTTGTGATTGCCCCAAATTAGAACATCAGAAGAGCCAAGCAATTGCCAGCTCTATAAGGGATTATTTCGGATCAGGAGGCTATAGAGGAGAAATGTGATGCATGTGCGTACGTTAGTACTTCCAAAGCCGAGCCAAGCCATACCAGACCATtgccaatctctctctcacacacacacacacatatgcatgtatgtatgtagttTTAATCTAACCTTGTACAAGTCAACAAAGAAGCAAGATGATGCCTCCACGGGCATAACCCAGCAATTGGGGGCGAGCACGTCTTGAAGAGTTTTGGACTATAGCCGCTATATAGTCAGTGAGAGATCCCGTGTTTGATCCTTGGCCACTAGGTTCCATGATTAACCTCATCTCCCATCTGTGGGGCCAACGGAAAAGGGCCCTTAAGGTGAGGGATTCACTTTTGAAGATGATGTTTTGTTTGCATTGCCACAGACTAGGGGACGATGCATTTGAGTTGAGTGTAAGAGCTAAATGGGGAGCCGTCATCTTTGTTTCAATTGCGCGCCTAGTCATTTTGTTCCAAAGAAAAACCACCACCACCTAGAATTATAACAAACCTGCAAAGAGGGAGGGCTAGGGCTAGGGCTGGGGCTGGGGCCAGGGCTAGTTTTATTAGTACTCAGAAATTTGTCTTGctctttgaaaatttcaaattttaatgaAAGCATATTTACTCTTGTTGTAGTGTAGTAGTCATATTTTGTGGCACAATTAACTAACAACTTCATAGAAAACCTTGACGGGCAACTGAACCGGTGGTGGCTCTTCCACTGTACTaaaattgatataataattCTTAGGATTTTATTAGAAGacattttttttgtgtaaataaaatatattaacaggAAAAAAATGTACAAACAAGTTGGGGCATATCCCACTAAGAAACAAGATACAAAAGAATTCactcacacaaaaaaaaaaaaaactaaaattaaaacagcCTCAAACATGCGGGCCAAAGATAAAAGAACATCAACAAAACCATATAAAAGTGGGAGAACAACAATAGTCAGCTCAAGGTAAAACAAAGATTAGGgtggcaaaattttaatattaggaTAATTATATGCTTTTGTTAGGATTTTGACTTTAGTTGGAGGTCAATAATggtaaaattctaaaaaaaattatttagaaataattGGGAGGCCATGGCCAGGCCACCTCGGTGCCCTAAAATAGGTCCACTCTTGCCAACATAAACAGAGATGGATTGAAGTTGTTGCcacattcaaacaaattctaGAAGGGGAAGAGTACTAACTAGTCCGCTGAGGAATCCTTATGGTCATTGACATACTGCTGCTATGTTGCTTCCTTCTTCCCTGGCAGCTCTTAGGTCTCTGATCATGACTACTGCACCTGTTTGCGCCTTTCCACTCCCTGCAGCTCTTCctcttccaattccaattccaattccatGCTTTATGAATAATGGCAAGGAGATAGACCATGAAACAACGTTACAACTCCAAATACAATACTTACTGTTATTTTGAGTATGTAAAATTATATCgcttaaaaatttaataacaagAATAATTAAGGGGTAAGATGAGACTAGACCCAACTTGACTCGACTCGACTCGACTCGAACTCAAAATTTGTTTTGGGCTCATCGACACTACCACCTACCAACTTATAACTCCACCAGAACTCACAATAGTCAAAAATCTTAATTATAACCCACTTAATTAGTAGCAGTAAGTACCTGATGAAGACGATGGACAACTCCAACTCTGGATTGGTGGTGGAGGAAGTGGAAGTGGAAGTGGTGGCGTATTTCAGTCATCAACTTGTTGATTTCATGGAGGCTCTTACAGAAATCTCGTTTTGCAACATGATGTTCCTCCTCAAGAGCTCTCAACCTGTCGTTCAGCCTCTCAACTTGGCGACCTGTGGATCCATTTCTGCGTTCACTATTAGAGCCCGATGCCACTGCTCTCGTCGTTGTCGTTGCCGTCGGACCTGACGATGTCTTTTCATTGCCGGACATGCTTCCGGCCCCTCCCTCCAAATCGGAAATCAACTTGTGTCCTCGATTGGTCTCCTCTGTTGTTGCTTTGAGAGCTCAAACCAGGCAATTCATCTCCATGCTCTGTTCTTACACAATGCAGTATTCTTTTATCtgtttgttatatttatttatatatagaaccAACCTGGTTACAAAGAGATAAACTATacttaattaagatttatttaaaacTCTAATATATCAAAGTGCTTATATAAAACTAATCAAGtaagataatgataattaaattgataaatCTCGATCGGGGGAATATTAGAGGTAGATACATCACCcgcaattatcaaaattaaaatggtTGGAATAAGGTGGTGGTGAAAGTGAGTGATGTTTGCTTCTATGACAGTTCTGCAGAACCGTGATGGCACAATGaattaaaacaaagaaaacttTCACTCAATTTCTTTGCTTCACTTgtaagaaacagagagagagagatggcccGTAGCTGGGAAAGTTCCATGAACTTTCAAAGGAATGTCATTGCTCTTAAATTGGCTCCTCCTTCCTCACCTAATAACAGAGACAGCATTAGTAGGCACCgtgaggctgtttggcttaccttttttttttttttctaacagttttttaagttattgagtcttttaagttgtgtaaaatttaaaaattaagtagcGTTTTGAACTCAtaacgtgtttggataaatgtgtttttaaactattaattaatagttgtgtttgatttgaaagaacTAATAAGGTATTAgaacttgacaaaaaaataaaaataaacgtgttgaataatacaaataaatttcataaaaatattaatttttaataaaaatattaaatatgttgattcaatatacattaatatatatattaacatgtatacatatatatttaactatatataatatatgttatatatatatatatagtaaatggAATCACAGATGGGGCGACAACAAAAGGAGGCAATGATGGAGGCGATGGACGACGAGTTGAGGCGACAATGGGCGCTCGAGATGGGTCTAGCAATAGCGaaattagagaaggaaaagaggtAAAAAATGATATAGGTTAAaaatgtgtgttttatttgaggGTAATAATCAGTTAACACAATAAGCTCCTACAAACGTTTTTTAAAAAGCTTGGGGGGTGGTAAATTAACTTTTAAACTTAGTAGCTTTTAAGTTGTTAGATGTTGTCAAATACTTCAAAAAAATAAGGTACatagcttataagcggtcaaaccgaTAAGCCAAACACCCAGTAAAACGATTTCGGCGCATGATACTCCCTGTCTTACAAAAGATTGGGGTGAGTTGTTTTTGCATGCATCTTTGCAATAAGGGTAAGTATAAAAACTGAGCTCATGTCGATCACTTAAAAAGATATGAGAAAACCGACATTATATGctgtgaaaattaaatttgaagcTGTCTGGTGGGAGAGTTGCAATGCTGAACTGCACAGGCTACATACATTCTAAGATATAAACATTACTGCTTTCATGGCAGACACCTACAGAGAGGGAGGAGACCCAAAAAAAAACTCATGAATAACCTTTACATTATCTGTTATTGATGAATCCTTATTGGTAACTCATAATACAgtctgtttttcttttcttccatagGAGAATGATAACACAAACTCGCGCACAGGCAGCTGAGTATTCTCTCTGCGGTTGTCTCTGGATGGTTCAATGGAGAAACTGCAGCCTCGGCTTAGTCGACTGGAACTTCCACCTCCATTTTCATCCCAGGTTTGCCTAGAACCTATAGAGgaaatgaaatggaagaaaaaatgagaaaaatatgcAGAAGGAACGCGTACTGAAGAAACGAGTTATGACGCTAAACTTGTTAAGGATCCTCTTTATCTTTTTGGActtattctctttctttttctggattgaaaatttccaacatccCATCTTCTCACCTTATCTATGGACTCCTCAAGAAATTTGAATCTCATAAATTCGaagtttaatttgaaattacAGGCTAAGTTTCCAGATCTTTTCACTTCAAAGAACCAATGACTTTGTCTTTCTGGATTATTTCTAATGTTGCCATGGCCATCAGTCTACAGTTCTCTGGCAAGTATTGTTCATGAAAGAATGCAATTGGGTCCTTTATATGAACCTGATGTTAAAATAGAAGAACGGCAACAAGATGCTAGTCTTCTCTCCTTTACAGGCCTTAGAAAAGGGATGTTTCTGGACAAAAATGTAAATGAAAGATACCATGCCAAACTAGTTATGTTGTGACCAGAATGGATCTGCCAGGATATATTTTCAAATGCTGGTATCCTCTAAAGGCCACATCACTATTCCTGTAGAAATCCAGGCAGTAATAACTAATTAAGGCTCAATTTGTTACTAAGAAGGTATTTGTAAAATGTTATCTCATGGTTTCTCACAAATTCTCAACCAAAACCCTTACAGTATGACTTGTTAATATACCTTACTGCAGCCTGGTgggactttaatttttattcatttatataataGTTTCAATGGCTCATGTAGCATAAAAAGAGgataaactctctctctctctctactattgtaataaataagatttcacTAAAACACTTATCCAATAAGAAGTAAAAATTTGCTAAACAGAAAGGCACCAAATATATCATAAGAAGAGCAAAGCAAAATATATAACTAGTCTACACATAAAATCCAaatcaaaaatgaaaactagacaAAAAAGATCCAAACATTTGCTCAAATAATCAAAACTAACTATACAGAAGAGATACAATTATACTCTTTGATTTGGAAAAATGACTCTTCTAGAATGTTTGTCTTCTCAAAAATTTGTTTAGTCtcaggaaaaaaatgaaatacagtctatctttattctttttttgcTGCATAAGTGGATAAGATCAAAGCAGCGTGGATGATAGAAGAACCTTAATGAAGTCATTCAACAGTAGAGTTGAGTCCCTTGTATAACCAGCTTCCCGCAAAACTTGGATCAATACTTCCTACATATGGAAACAGGCAAAGAAATTTTCactaataaatactaaacgggAAAGATGTTAAGTTATATGAATGGATATGTGCTGAGGCCCTCACATGAAGTAGGGAAAAAAATGGTTAAGGATAATTGCCGAGGCCATCACATAAAGTAGGGGGGGGAGAAGAATCGTAGGTAGCCTTAAACAAAGGCACCATTGAGATCTGTAcgtatccaaaaataaaatcatggACTGTTGAGAACTTCTAAAATCCTGCACGTAGATGATCCTAGATCAAAAGAAATCCTTGTCAGGACTAATATTCCTAGCATCTAATAGCATGTTAAGAGCATTGGTCATAATCACCACTGCAGCTTTCTGCAATAAAACAGCTAGTTTATTAGCAATAAGGCTGTAGtgataattattttgttgactatCCCTGTGTATACAAGCGAAGGTAAGTGAAAAAGGTAATTGAATATCAAACTCTTTCAGTCTTTCTGCATGATGTCTTTCCCCCCTCTTCCCCCTTTATGATTCGTGCAATTTGTGATTTTTCTGTCTCTCTTTACCTTTTTTTAATATGGTGGTAGAGAAGGTTAAATAGATTATCCTTCAATTTGGGATTTTCtgtttctctttcccttttttccattctttatttttattttttatatattgccAAGTCAAAAACTGATGCTTCTGTGGAAAGGTCATGAGCCACCAAGTTAGGAGTAATAACAAACCAATGGTGTTGAGAATGAGGATATCTTTTCTCCAGTCACAAGATGTCATCTGTTAACATTCTAATTTCTCTGTTGGCTAATATTGATTGATCTTTTAAGAGTacagataataaaaatatattaattccaTGGTGATTTTAGTTAAGAtgtttgttagaattattagtataattgtatatattgtaattatagaatgtgtgtattttatttataagtaGATTAAGCCCATAAGTTAAGTCCGTAGGTGTTTAAGGCTCattatgcctattataaata
This window harbors:
- the LOC127789827 gene encoding uncharacterized protein LOC127789827, which produces MSGNEKTSSGPTATTTTRAVASGSNSERRNGSTGRQVERLNDRLRALEEEHHVAKRDFCKSLHEINKLMTEIRHHFHFHFLHHQSRVGVVHRLHQHGIGIGIGRGRAAGSGKAQTGAVVMIRDLRAAREEGSNIAAVCQ